From Sulfuracidifex tepidarius, one genomic window encodes:
- a CDS encoding tRNA(Met) cytidine acetyltransferase TmcA yields MDKDEFLRILSSSIKDGIERNYRNLVFIQRNDSFDVVKEIIKLYLEINENPSIIYGFHPWIKEAKERMRKLREDLEEYRFEDADYSNAEWFMGNSYDVVIMDLMDNFQPNNIGRMVELCRGGGLVILYTDDLKGNKLFRNTILRNGKVSSLYEDRFLRKLREHEGIFLVDGDSYLALPFKGRLDEDPERKVEAKNAAQDIHELCKTIDQGLALEGLYFIMSSGKRSVSITAPRGRGKSAVVGLFLASLASEERKRSLKVFVTSPTIYGSSQIFEFMVRGLENLGIEYSLKKNSNMISSINTEYIKVSYIPPDAAYSEDGDILIVDEAASLGIAYIDMITRTWKKTIMITTVHGYEGSSKAFSKYLKRMAENRNLKLKNIVMEHPLRYAKGDPIEKWLYDSLLLDAEPEVSEEEFDFLYYDEIPKEVLFADDARLRQAYGIMVTAHYRNNPDDLMIMADGVHHSLRGLSSSRNYVSVVQLSEEGGLDEEKLDLAINGGTFDGDLIPDRVIKHVRIKDFGRLRGWRVVRIATVQELQNKGLGSEILRMIVNEAKDKGLDWVGSSFMGDPKVLKFWIKNGFIPVHVSPKRNEKLGDFPVVVIKPISEEAYKLVGIASYVLKEKLLNTLHDVYFNMSPEIARILITGTRAHRDVNVDPIYLDKVLAFIKGTSPYESSADGIHMLVMKYFWDSKRQWSVMPDEEEFLIGKVIQGKPWGNVSAVLSSNRSQVTEGIYTAIAEILNRYYHLSIDSPLGVMISQHGDIYERMHLD; encoded by the coding sequence ATGGATAAGGATGAGTTTCTGCGCATTCTCTCCTCTTCTATCAAAGACGGAATAGAACGTAATTACAGGAACTTGGTTTTCATTCAGAGGAACGACTCATTTGATGTAGTAAAAGAAATAATAAAACTATATCTGGAAATAAATGAGAATCCCTCTATAATATACGGCTTTCATCCTTGGATAAAGGAAGCTAAGGAAAGGATGAGGAAATTGAGGGAAGATCTAGAGGAGTACCGCTTCGAGGATGCGGATTATTCCAACGCGGAGTGGTTCATGGGCAACTCCTACGATGTAGTGATCATGGACTTAATGGACAATTTTCAGCCCAATAACATAGGTAGAATGGTGGAACTTTGCAGGGGAGGAGGTCTTGTAATACTCTACACTGACGACTTGAAAGGAAATAAGCTGTTCAGGAACACGATTCTCAGAAACGGGAAAGTGTCGTCTCTTTACGAGGATCGTTTCCTGAGGAAGCTGAGGGAACATGAAGGCATATTTCTAGTAGATGGTGATAGTTACTTAGCTCTTCCGTTCAAGGGGAGACTGGACGAAGACCCAGAAAGGAAGGTTGAGGCTAAGAACGCAGCACAGGACATCCACGAGTTATGTAAAACCATTGATCAGGGACTCGCTCTGGAGGGCCTTTACTTCATAATGAGCTCGGGGAAGAGGTCTGTGTCGATAACTGCCCCTCGCGGTAGGGGAAAGAGCGCTGTAGTAGGTCTCTTTCTAGCTTCCTTGGCTTCAGAAGAGAGGAAGAGGAGCTTAAAGGTATTCGTTACCTCTCCAACAATTTACGGGTCGTCCCAAATATTCGAGTTCATGGTGAGAGGGCTTGAGAACCTGGGGATTGAGTACTCACTGAAGAAGAACTCTAACATGATTTCTTCTATCAACACGGAATACATCAAGGTATCCTACATACCCCCCGACGCTGCATATTCTGAGGACGGAGATATCTTGATAGTTGATGAGGCAGCTTCGCTAGGGATTGCCTACATAGACATGATAACGAGGACGTGGAAGAAGACAATTATGATCACTACAGTTCATGGATATGAAGGCTCCAGCAAGGCGTTCTCTAAATATTTAAAGAGGATGGCTGAGAACAGGAACTTGAAACTAAAGAACATAGTCATGGAGCATCCGCTTAGATACGCAAAGGGAGACCCAATAGAGAAATGGTTATACGATTCCCTCCTTCTTGATGCAGAACCGGAAGTCTCTGAGGAAGAGTTTGATTTCCTCTATTACGATGAAATACCTAAGGAAGTCCTATTTGCAGACGACGCAAGGCTAAGGCAGGCCTATGGTATCATGGTTACTGCCCATTATAGGAATAACCCTGACGACCTCATGATAATGGCGGACGGCGTGCATCACAGCTTGAGAGGCCTATCTTCGTCCCGCAACTACGTTTCAGTAGTTCAATTATCAGAAGAAGGTGGACTTGATGAAGAGAAGTTGGATCTAGCCATTAATGGCGGTACTTTCGACGGAGACTTAATACCTGATAGAGTAATAAAACACGTGAGGATAAAGGATTTCGGCAGGCTAAGGGGATGGAGAGTAGTCAGGATAGCTACTGTGCAGGAACTACAGAACAAGGGTCTAGGAAGTGAGATCCTAAGAATGATCGTGAATGAAGCCAAGGACAAAGGACTCGATTGGGTAGGGTCATCCTTCATGGGCGATCCAAAGGTACTGAAATTCTGGATCAAGAACGGTTTCATCCCTGTCCATGTATCTCCGAAGAGGAACGAGAAACTGGGTGACTTCCCTGTAGTAGTGATAAAGCCTATCTCTGAGGAGGCATACAAGCTAGTTGGAATTGCTTCTTACGTCCTGAAGGAGAAGCTCCTGAATACTCTTCACGACGTGTACTTTAACATGAGTCCAGAGATAGCTAGAATCCTGATAACGGGAACGAGAGCGCATCGAGATGTTAACGTAGATCCCATCTATCTGGACAAGGTTTTGGCCTTCATAAAAGGTACAAGTCCGTATGAGTCCTCAGCCGATGGAATTCATATGTTAGTTATGAAATATTTCTGGGACTCCAAGAGACAGTGGTCCGTAATGCCAGACGAGGAAGAGTTTCTAATCGGTAAGGTGATACAAGGTAAACCTTGGGGTAACGTCTCAGCAGTCCTTTCATCAAATAGGTCTCAGGTTACAGAGGGAATATATACTGCGATAGCTGAGATACTCAATAGATATTACCACCTATCGATAGACTCCCCCCTAGGTGTGATGATTTCACAACACGGCGATATTTATGAGCGGATGCACCTCGACTGA
- a CDS encoding cryptochrome/photolyase family protein — translation MRVVSVKCVYWFRRDLRTVDNKGLYEATQQCDVIYPLVVIDRNIMEREDTSPRRAFFYLQSLNSLREKIPLTIKGGDPVEEVPKFVRNMGASAVFFNRDYGYYATKRDSNVCERVQCITFKDHVLVEPGELPLYKVFTPYFRKWSEVPKEKPYPEASGNFEGRNNPVPEKEDYTVPCSNEECARERVFMEDKGTTMLSPFIKVGLVSERFIYWNTKSERVRRQLCWRDFYIQLYTSDYRLLTNGVRKEIKYDNDPKLIEAWKEGETGIPIVDAAMRELNDTGWMDNRLRLVTSFLLTKVMLVDWRIGALHFMKNLLDGEFIINTANWQWSAGVGVDTRPLRRYNIVKQSKEYDSEGIYIKKWVDELDGVPAEYIHEPHKMPLELQEKLGIKIGKDYPYPVVDVDEGYREFVRRYKEVHENVLMRDSTP, via the coding sequence ATGAGAGTCGTAAGTGTGAAATGTGTTTACTGGTTCCGACGAGATCTTAGAACTGTAGATAACAAAGGGCTTTATGAGGCAACTCAACAATGTGACGTCATTTACCCTTTGGTTGTAATAGACAGAAACATAATGGAGAGGGAAGACACGTCACCTAGAAGAGCCTTCTTTTACCTTCAGTCCCTCAACTCCCTCAGGGAGAAGATACCCCTGACTATAAAAGGGGGAGACCCAGTGGAGGAGGTCCCAAAGTTCGTGAGGAACATGGGAGCGTCAGCGGTTTTCTTTAACAGGGATTATGGGTATTACGCTACGAAAAGGGATTCCAATGTGTGTGAAAGAGTCCAGTGTATTACCTTCAAGGATCACGTCCTGGTAGAACCCGGAGAGCTACCCTTATACAAGGTCTTCACCCCCTACTTCAGGAAGTGGTCTGAGGTTCCTAAGGAGAAACCTTACCCTGAGGCGTCCGGGAATTTCGAAGGAAGGAACAATCCTGTGCCAGAAAAGGAGGACTACACTGTACCCTGTTCTAATGAGGAGTGTGCCAGGGAGAGAGTTTTCATGGAAGATAAGGGCACGACCATGCTCTCTCCCTTCATCAAGGTAGGTCTAGTCTCAGAGAGGTTCATCTACTGGAACACGAAGAGTGAGAGAGTGAGGAGACAACTATGTTGGAGGGACTTTTACATTCAGCTTTACACTTCTGACTACAGACTATTAACTAACGGAGTGAGGAAGGAGATTAAATACGATAATGACCCGAAGCTTATAGAGGCATGGAAAGAGGGCGAGACGGGAATACCAATAGTCGACGCTGCGATGAGGGAACTAAACGATACTGGATGGATGGATAACAGATTAAGGCTGGTGACCAGCTTTCTCCTTACTAAGGTAATGTTAGTAGATTGGAGAATAGGAGCGTTACATTTCATGAAGAACCTCCTTGACGGTGAGTTTATAATAAATACAGCAAATTGGCAATGGAGTGCGGGAGTAGGAGTTGATACTAGACCTTTGAGGAGGTATAACATTGTGAAACAGTCCAAAGAGTATGACTCTGAGGGAATTTACATCAAGAAGTGGGTTGACGAGCTAGATGGTGTTCCGGCCGAGTATATACATGAACCTCATAAGATGCCTCTGGAACTGCAGGAGAAGTTGGGTATAAAAATAGGTAAAGACTATCCTTACCCTGTAGTTGACGTCGATGAGGGCTACAGGGAATTTGTGAGGAGATATAAGGAAGTCCATGAGAATGTATTAAT